The sequence below is a genomic window from Lolium perenne isolate Kyuss_39 chromosome 4, Kyuss_2.0, whole genome shotgun sequence.
gcgagctcgagcaggaggtcaatctgatggccatttacgaggcccgcgccccagagTATTGGGACGCGCGGGACTGGGATTTCTCCATTGAATCGGAAGACGACGAACCCCTCACCGATGGGGAggaggacctccagttcctcgtcgacggggagctggtaccggcgggcgacgacgacctcttcccatgggaggcagtcctctcctccaacgaggaggaagaagaggcggaggagtcggaggacgactcctcctccgcgggatacccgccggccaagcgcttccgtggctgggcctggtcggatgacgacgacgatgacgaggaggatgaagcccctgccggcggcttcatcagcagcgacgaggagcccgccggcagcagcgccgacggcagctacgatggcgacgacgagggcggcgacggcccttagatcagggagtaacatagggctagtagtagtagtgcattaggcatcggatgatcttttgagagccatcggctcttccttgtaaaaaatccctcttcgaatcaatgaaaattgttctttcaatgtgATTCTCCATTTGTTCAACATCAAATCTTCCGACTGCCAAAACAGgtcaacgcaccaagaaccgatagcaacgtatcggctttTCGCCCTCATACGCCCATAAGGCCGAACTTAAATCCCAAATCGGACAGATATCCAGGCAAACACTCCTCGACTCAGACTGTAACCtgatatctgaccacaacatttCGCAACTTTAAagccgatgtctgtgcatcggctgtttcAAAAACTTTTTACCGGCTGATTTCGTGTACCGGCCTCCACATTTTACTATCCATCAATTCTTCACTGATGATCCTGAGATCTGGTGGACAAAGTAGAGTCTCCCGGaacgcctttgaattcttccaaccagaccCAATGGTCTCCCTCGAACACTCATCATTTTatgaagaaggttgcaacgaaggtttagccgatggtaccccaatcggctcctgaatagagcatccaccaggcctgctgccccccgagcctcacttgaggcgagaatgtcagaaaggatgcaccaaagccgattaCGCTCCTTCCTTCGAAAGTCGATATACCTCTTCTGACTTCGTCGACCGTCAGTTTAGCCAACGCTCAAGGACTgtcggcaacgcatcggtccctgACGATAATCTGCAAGAAAGCCCTAGGACTATCGCTGAATCAGCTAGGATGCTGAGACTGGCACTTCTGTAACAACAGCACCACTCTTCAGGGCAATTGCGATGTAGAACCAGCCGACTCCAACCAAATTGGGTTTCCAGGGCCAAGAACTTTCGGGGCGAGCTGCCACTGGCCTCCCAGTTAGAACGCAGAATCAGCCGATTCTGACCAAATCAGCTCTTCAGGGCAAAGATCTTTTGGGGtgggctgccccccgagccttaatcaaggcgagaataccggcgaggatgcacatgtCATTGATCAGCTTCCTTCCACTGAACGCTGATGTTGTAGATGAAATACCAAACTGAAAACCATCCTGGCGAAAACGtgagccttgagcacatagccagtaggtcttggtcttggtcttggtctgtactagagtcgatggccacgCATCAGCTTTGTTAAAAAAAAGTTTTGTTAttggccgattttttcctatcggcccccagtattttactgcacacatgtttactgcacatgtccatctgattaggtgccccccgagccgaatctgtcggggaatggcagatatcggctctgtaattcgcacgtcggctcctgatggGACCAAGGACGAACACcaacagaacatgtggtgaggataattttggccgatcgctTGGCTCGGCCTCCATATTCATTGaagtgctgactgaaggttctgcaaTGTtccttcatttttttttttgggccgatcccaaggatcagcctcgccttgtttgctcattggtttgttcgtgctactcggtcaggctggtggatagaaccagcccaacctctgacttgatgcgcctgctgtcgtccaccttgagtgcatcgtagaaccgtggagcactaagctctgttggaaggacgagcaccatgtttgtaccagccgatgcttcaccgtcggctttcctttgcttgggacgccactccattttttgtggacgaccctcttcatccagggtccgctgaacttttgggtcccaccgggcgtgccagaatgtgttgtcgtcagaaacccaccggcgggtagcgacaggcaacacagtagagccgggaacaacttagggcttcggctggccctggtccctccgagcgacggcccgcaaagctttctggtcacacgtccgatgctgatgctagggcgtgccacctgacctatacctggtcaggaaggtgatggggatgcctcgcttagtttcctgcatggcatacacgtaaacattaaatacgagcctcgatcggctctcaggttatcctgtgaatcggctcatgggagccgatccacccatgattcgtacgaggtgcacgaatatatggtggtcctgcttgatcaagataaagctgataagatctacgacgatttggggttttcaccgcataatcggaacatcctactcaggattgggcctcgcggccacgcacggtgatcgtaagccgatcctagacaaggcctaaaaaccaacacgaggttgatccccggaacatcctgtctaggacttgcgaacgacaccctacgtgccgctggatcctccagccccttataaggcataactattgcagatattaaactaatccttgaagaatcaaggagcaaccgtaacggatcgaatctactaaatcatgaagcggggtgccgcccctacacctaagataggtgtaagggcggcgagatatgctaggggttgcactacgcaagcatatgatacgaagaactatgctaaccctaacacatctatgataactacgttgctcgccatcaaaaaggcttcagtacgagcaacgcatgaacaacgtggagcttgtgctgcctagatcgcaagatgcgatctaggcagcatgtcgcttaccggtagaaaccctcgagacgaaggagttggcgatgcgccgagattgatttgtgtggTTGAACGttcgttgttgtttattccataaaccctagatacatatttatagtccgtagactttctaatcgtgggaatagtcccaaccgggcacgggcccaactctagctaaatcgacacgtatcctactatgttacagatacaagggcaaactagcccaaacttgctattcaaggccgattcacgtatattcttcgtatataatcttcaagcccatcttgatcgcggcccacctctgacttggtcaaattccggtgataacaagcTTATATACAAAGCTCCTTCTATATCATCAGGAAGTTTCCTCTCTGGGCCATTCATTTTGCTAAAGATCTTGTTCCACTCATTCTCTGTTTGATATATGCCTGCCAAAACACTGGCTATAACTTGGATTGCAAGAGGAAGGCGACCACATTTATGAACAATATCAGTCCCTATGCCTTTTAGATTTTGCACTTCTTTCTCTGCACCAATGTTCATGCTCCTCCAAAGTAGCTCCCATCCTACCTCTACTGACATGAGATCAACTCGATTGGTATGTTCTGTACCAATTTCCTTTGCAACTGTGTCATCTCGTGTTGTAATCAAAATGACCACTGCAGTTGCTGCGTGTAACACACTTCTTAGTAGATTAGTCCATACACTGGACTGCCACACATCATCTAGAACAAGAAAGAAACTCTTGTCTTCAATTTCTTTTGCCAGTTTGATTTTGAGCTCTGCTACTGTTTCACCCTGCTCTTGATGCACTCCAATATTTCGGAGAACCTCTTTTAGTATGGCAACTTCATTGTAAGTTTGAGAAACACAAATCCATGCGTGTTTGTTGAAGTTCCCTTTTATTTTGTGATCGTTGTATATTTTTTGAGCTAGTGTTGTCTTACCAACCCCTCCTATTCCAGCAATGGAGAGCTTGTATGCCTTATTTTCCTTATGTGTAAGCACCAAGTCCACCAATTTTCGGCTAGAATATATTATCTCCTTACCCACAAGATTGGGCTCAATGAGGGGTGATGTTTTTCTCCAATCTGGCACAGAAACTTCTCCAGTTGGTGTTGTGTTCTGAAGTGTTAAAAAAATGTCATCCTTGGAAATCCTCTCTATTCTCTTGTTGAGACTCTTAATCTGAACAGCAATCTCTCGACGAGTCTGGATATTAGCAATGCAAGACAAGGGTGAACAGCCACGACATACAGTTGATTTTCTCGAGGGTGAAGAAGGATGATCTGCTACTAGCTTGTTTCCTTTAAACCTTGCCAAATCGATTATGTTGTCAGCATCATACATGGCATCTCTCAACTCACCAAGCCAATTGTTAACTGCTGATTCTTTTATGCTTCTCTGCTCAGCGTCACTAATAAAACATTGTATTTGCTTCATTCTTCTTTGCAGATCTGTAAGCTCTTGTTTGACTCCTAGTATCAGTACTGCCTCCTCAGTAGCAATATCTTGAATCTTTTGGATGCATGACCCAATAAAAGAAAACAATATGGTTGCCATTGGATGAAGCTAGCCGAGCTTCCAGGAGGTGAACCGGCAGTACTAAGGAacttaagagagagagagagagttatcCACCAAATAGGATGTTGCCAATCCACGGTGCTCATGAACCTGAATTAAAAGCAGTGTGATGTTAGTTTACAACAGTTGATTACACTCTCTGCTGGTGTGCCCTTCTGCAAGATATACATAAGAGACTAAATTGGTGTACCATAGCTAAAGGAAAAAAGGGTAACCTACTATGTAATCTCAAACCACAGGCTGCATAATTTTTGGGAGCAGAAAATGATACTACAAATAATTAAGCCTGCAAAGGTTAGAAACAAAATGGGAAACTGAAGTACATCTTCACTAGTCACCCGAAGGTAAATGGCTACAACAAGAAAGGTTCAGCTTTAGCAGAgcagaagatgaagaagttccGCTGAATTGGAGCCAAGAAAAGTAGAGATATTACCTAACACGGCCAAGAGAAGTGGATAAAATACCTGAATACCGCAGGTATGTTGATTAGAGTACGGCAGGAGAGCGGGCCATATTCATACAAATTGTTCCATCCCGATGGGATCTCTTTGTTAAGCAATCACAAGTAGATAGAACCGGAACACAGATCCCAAAGGTTGAGCTGCATTAATATCATCAGTGCGTGCACATTAGTTATGAAGTAAGAAAGTTAAGAcaagaaacatgatgaaatatgtACTCTATTATACTTGAGATTACCGCCTATGAAGGAGAATCGATGCAGAAGCGGGGTGTTACAGAACACTGGAAATTGGTGGATGCAGAATCAGAGGAGTCCGTACTGAAGCAACATGTTCTTGCATCTCACCCACCGTGTGCGGGCAACTTGCGAGAAATATGTATTGACATAGTTACCCTGTTCTGCTGTAGCCACTGACTTCCAAGCTGCGATGCTGCTTGTTGGCACCTATGTGAACTGTCTAGGAGTACATCAGGGCCTGCATGCAGGTCATACATCTTTGCTAATCATCTATGCAAGTTGTACAGCTTAAAATCCCATGGACTGCCCTCATGAGAGCAACAAGCCAGCAACTCCCCTCCGTGGTGTCTTAGAAAAATACAATTGACAGCGAATATTCAGGCATGGGAAAAGAAAGGTTGTTTTATTAAAGATGATTAATCACCAGTATTGACATAGTTATGGCACTATTTGTTCTTCAAATGAGGATGATGACAAGTGGTAAGACAAAAGAAAACGAGTGAGATGAGACATAGCACTCATGTATCGTAGATAAATATAGCGACGCGTCTTTCCATTCAACCCCTCTGTAGTGCTACGTAATGGTGCCCTTGTTTTTTTGTGTGTAAGTTGCTCATCTTTGAAACAGTCGTGTCTCTGGAAGCGAAAGAATGAATCAATTAACCTGGCAACTAGTCGATCTTATCTAACCCGGGCAAGAAGCAACGAAGAACCTGCTGTGAAGACCCCGGCAATTTTCCCAATCTGAACCCGCTACAGCTTGGCTCCCAAGGGGAAAGCAGAGCCATCCTGCGGCATACGATTCCGTTCTGCCTGGCCTAGGGGGGCGGTTTTGGGACTTTTCGCACAGCACGGTAAATATTTACCAACCAAAAAACGGCCAAACCGTTTTTGCGAGTTTAAAACGGCCAAAGTGGCTGGAGACGTGCGCCGCCACTCTGCTCGAGCTCGCACGGTACGTGTCACGCCCCCTCCCCCACCTCTCACCCGCTCCTTCGCCCAAGTGACGGCGGCACCGGCAGTGATGGAACGCCAGCAGGGTGCCAGCGGCGGCGCGAATGGGCCCCCCCAACCAAGCTCGGGGTGGGGGCGGTCGCCAGGCCGGCAACAAACGGCGACACCAGGACCGGCAGGCGGGGGGCCCGGCCCGTGGCCAGCCGCAGCAGGAGGCGGCGCTCCGCGCCCGCGCGCCGGCTGAGCAGGGTGCCCGACGCCAGGGTGCGACCGGCTCCAACCATCCCAACCCGCCTGCCGCGGGCAACAACCCCGCTCCCCCACAGTGGTGGGTGGAGCGCGAACGCAAACGGGCCGCTCGCCGTGCCcaggaggaaaccggcgctgcTGCCGCTCCTCTTCCCGCTGCCCCTGGCCGCGGCCGGGCAGTGGAGATTGCTGCCGGTAAACAGCCGGCGGCGGCGCCCATGGGTGGTTCCGGGCAGGGGCCCAGTCAGCccggcggcgtggccaaggatgCCGCTGCGACCTCCCGTATGGAGTGCTTCAAGTGTGGCCGCATGGGCCACTTCCAGGCCGACTGTCCCTACCCGCCAGTTTGCCTTCTGTGTGGTGTAGAGGGGCATTTCTCGGCGGCTTGCACCTCCAAGGGCCGCCAGCCCTCGCTTCGGGTCCTGGGACAGGCCGTGGCGGGAGAGAGCTTCTTCTCCctcgacttcgaggaggacgatgatgaggaagaactcGTCTCCAACGGTGCCATCATCTCCTTTGGCGCCGTCTCTCTGTCAGCTAGGGAGCTTGACAGGGAGCTTCACCACCTGGTCGAGGTGGAGTGGGACTGGCAGGTTCAGACCCTGCTTGGTCACTCCTTCGCGGTGACCTTCCCCTCTCGGGAGACGCTCCGGATGTCCACGCGCAGTGGCAAGCTGTACCTTCCACTCAGCGGGACGGTGGCGGACATCCGGCTCGCGGACGCGGACCCTGCACCTGCAGAGCAGCTGCAGGAGGTGTGGGTGCGGCTCTCTGGCGTCCCTAGGCGCATGAAGAGGGCGAACCGCCTGCTGGCCGGCATGGGGATGCTTGGCTGGCCGATCGCTGTCGACGAGGATTCTCTCAAGCGCCCGATGCCGGTCCGCATGCTTCTCGCCTGCCGCAACCCGGCCAAACTCAAAGGCACTGTTCAGCTCTTCCACAAGAAGTGGGGATACAACATTGGGGTTGCGGTGGAGGCGCCGGCGGGTCCGTCCGATGGCTCTTCCCCCCCGGCTGCTCACAAGCCGggagacgacgatgatgatgaggatgtgGATGACCTCAGCCCGTCTGAGGGCGAGTGGACTGATCTTGGCGAGCAGGATGCCGCTAGGAAGGTCGCTGCGCCGCTGGTGGCCCCGCCACCTGCCCCGGCCCCTGCCCCTCAGGCGCCGTCTGACGCTGCCGGCGGGAGCCCTGCTCCTTGCCAGGACGCCCCCGGGGAGGGGGCTCTCGAGCGCTCGCCGACCGGGCTGGCCTCCCTGGACCAGTACGGGTCCAACCTTCCTCGGAAGGGGGCCTGGCCGGTTTCCCTGGCCACCTTGGAGCGGCGGGCCACCCCCGTCCTCACGGAGGTTGACGTGCCGGCGGACTCTGCTCCGCTGGTTTCGTCGGTGCTGTTGGAGACGGACTCCGACTCGGGGGGCTCCCCGTCCAAGAACATGGACTCGGAGGCGGAcgcggatgacgacgacgagcagctggaggacGTCGACGACTCGGAGCGTGCCCCGCTCGACCGGCCAGCCGCTGGCGGTGTCCCGCGCCGCCGTCGCACCAGGACTGTCGCCGCTGGCCCCGCTCGCAAGAGCGCCCGCCTGCGAGGTCCGGCCGCGGCCGTGACGGTGTTGCAGCGCGCCCAGGAGAGGACGGCGTCGAAGAACCTTGAAGGTGTGGAAGCCAGTGGCTAGGCGGCAGGACCGCGAGGCGTTGGAGTTGGCGATCGGGAGGCTTCGCTCTCTCCACGCCAACATCCGGGACCGTCCGGCGTGAGGACCTTCGTCGGCGGACCGTGTCGAGCTAGTTTTTTCTTCTTTTCCACCTTGTTATCCCTTGTATCGGACTAGTTCGTTGTGCACATTGAGAGGCCTCGTTGGGGCGACTCCTCTCGTCTGTGCTGTGGATGCTTGGCTCGGATAGGAGCTTGTTTGCACTGTTGTGATTGTCTGTCTTTGTACTCTGCCGTTGTGGCTTCATTAATTTAAAGCCGGGCTCATCTTGAGCCTTCCGTCTAAAAAACGGCCAAACTGTTTTTGCGAGATTGAAACGGCCAATTAATTACCTTGAGCGATTGAACAGAGAGAAATGGTTTAGTTAATATAGAAACGGTGAAACCCGGCTTGGTCAACCTGCCTCGTCTACCACTGAGCAACCTGGTCGCTCAGCCAGGCTCATCCACTCGCTGCGCTGCAAGTTCTTCTCGCAGCTAGCTACTTGCTCAAGCCGTGTGGAATTTGATTTttcgatacctatcgtgtggaatAAAATGCTTCTTCGTGTCTGATCCCTTTCAGACCCATAGCTAGCTAGTAGTGCTATAGCACTTTCAGTATACTTAATTATCGACTGGAGCAATAATTCAGAAAAGTGGAACCCTCCCTCCCTCCCGCGACCCGCGCCGCCCCTGCGGCGGCCGGGCCGCGCCTCTTCTCCGCGCCTCCCCAGccttcctcctccgccctcccctACCGCCGTCGTCGGCGTGTGCCGCCGGGCGTTGCCCGCGCGGTGCCGCCGGCGGCGGGGCGGATTCTACCCGCCGTGAAGATGGGGGCGCGGGGTCCTCGGGCTAGCGGCGGTGCACCTCGGCGGGCGTCGGTCCGGGGGTCAGTGTGGAACCTGCTCGTCGGGTGGGAGgaagggcggcggcgcggccgttGGCGGCGGAGCTGCGCAGGCGACACCATGGCAGGGCCCGCTCGACCCAGATCTGGGCCCAGGCAGGGCCCGGAGGGGCTCGGCGGTCGCTCTGTGCTTGGCAAGCTGGCGGCGCTCCCTGGAGGAAGAGAAGGAAGGGCCGTGGTGGATGGGCGACGGCGGCACTCCGGCCGGCCAGCTGCAGCGTAGCAGCGGGGCTTTACGGGCCCTTTTGGGTCCGGCCGGGCCAGTTTGGGCCTGGTTTGCCTCGTAGCCTCGTCCGGTCGGCTACCGCGAAGGCGGTGGAGGCAGTTCCCTCTCGCGTGGCTGCGGTGCTGCTGCCCCCGTCCCCGCGGCATCCCTTTTCTTCCTCTAGGCCCTACCCCGGTGACCACAGTTAGGCAGCGAGGATGCCTTCAAGACCGTCGTGGCGTGTGCTGGTGGGCGGCatgttgttgacgcgtaaagcacacgcccgttgcgaaccccaagtggaaggtgtgatgcgtacaacaacaagttttcctcagtaagaaaccaaggtttatcgaaccagtaggagtcaagaagcacgttgaaggttgttgatggcggagtgtagtgcggcgcaacaccagggattccggcgccaacgtggaacctgcacaacacaatccaagtactttgccccaacttaacagtgaggttgtgaatctcaccggcttgctgtaacaaaagattagatgtatagtgtggaagatgatgtttgcaaagaacagtaagaacaagtattgcagtagattgtattcgatgtaaaagaatggaccggggtccacagttcactagtggtgtctctccaataagaaatagcatgttgggtgaacaaattacagttgggccattgacaaatagagagggcataacaatgcacatacatatcatgatgagtaatgtggaattcaattgggcattacgacaaagtacatagaccgctatccagcatgcgtcttgtcgttgcctaatcgacggtacctcggagaagggatcctcacgagggggagaagaagtaggggccatagggtggAGAGCActagggacggtggtacgcgatttacccagcttcggaacacctgcactatgacagggcctactgcagcttatctggaattatctaggcgctttcgcgttgttacaatgagttgtagttctgtctctagggctcccaggatccggcttataaaggcgcacagatctagggtttacacggagagtcctagccggatataagtttgcctaactacggtacaatgtcttgccgtgtacgccaaggatccgcctCCCTCTATACGTCgtcccggatccgggttcctactgggccttcatggatccgggtacctccaaaggtaggtcggatccggctcccttctcctgggctggacttcatccttcagaatcaacagcaactgggccgcccgatgggccacatgccccatcaccatctgtgggccacctgggtttgccggatctaggcactatcgatggtacacccatgaagtatacccacaacagtagcccccagagttctccgagtttcacctcctGTTTTCGCCTTGCCAGTCCCCTCATGGTCTCCGGcaatgttggtaacgcggagaaacttgaagaactccaacttcttattttcttctttcccaacctTTAGTCGGAAAATCTTCTCattctgcgggacttcatccatcgacagtccAAGActtgtctccgggttactcccctgcttgcgaatgagaTCTGCTGACCTTCACGCGGTtatccggaatcttaaaagactcgaacggttccgccaattctggcgccacttTCGCacgatttgagcggtaacttatccttagccatttttaccgtttagtgTTTTGTTCGACGCGTTTTCGTAAAAAAGTAGCAAGTTGAACTggcaccaaataacaacaagCTGCGTATACCTACACATGAAACTAGTCATTTGTTTGATCAGTTTAACATGTGCATATGCATGAAGCTAGCAAGACCATCGACCGGCCCATCCAACATACATGCATGGTGTATGCGTACGTGCTAGAATATTGAGGCATAGGTGTACAGTTCGGCCAGCCGGCAGCGTGCACGTACGCGTATTATCTACTGCCTCAAGTACACAAGATATTTCAGGCCAGCTGATATGCCTGGATCGATCCAGGCGATCTGATATGCCTAACGTCGAGGACGTTCGGCCGGCCCGCTTTTTTCTGTAGAGATAACTCATGCGGGATTGAGATGGACCTCTCCGCTCCGCTAGCTCTCCGAAGAAGACGCACTTCCCGTCGCTATCCACGCTCTCGCTCTTGCCTATAAATATACATCTACAGCTCCTTCGATCAAGGGGGGAACAGCCGGTGGACGGAAGAACAGACAGAGAAGACACACTGCGGAGGCCATCCTACATTCCTAGCTGGAGAGAAGAGAAGCAGCCGGGAGCTCTCGACCAGGAGACGCAGCTCTTGTTTATCGACACCATACACGCACAACTTCCACAACCTGAACCCATCTACAATTTCCATCCTGCCCACAATCCAAATACTACACATACACGGATCGATCAGGAGCAAGGAGGCCATGGAGGAGAAGCTGCTTAACGGTGAGAAATACGGTTGaatctctccctctctctttgCATTACATGCACACATACACCTCGTACGGTGACGCGGAGGCCGTGAGAAACTCGCCGGGAAGACGACGGCGCCGGGGCTGCCGGCATGCAGCCTGGCACCCTCTCCAACTCCGCTACACCAACTGCACCAAAGACGACGGCACCGGGGCTGCCGACGTGTAGCCCGGCGACATCGTCAACTCCGTGAGCGACGTCCAAGGCGACGATGTCATGGTGGCGGGGCTGCCGGTATGTAGCCCGGCGACATCCTCATCTCCGCGAGCGATATCCAAGGCGATGGCGTCATTGTGGCGGGGCTGCCGGCGTGTAGCCCGGCGACATCCTTATCTCCGCAAGACGCGGCGACGACCTCCGTGTTGGGGCTACCGGCGCGCAGAGCggcgccatctccaccaccgacgagGCGCAGCGATGGCATCTGTGCCAAGGCTGCTGGAGTACCGAGCggtgccatctccaccaccgacgagGCGCAGCGATGGCATTTGTGCCAACGCTGCCGGCTGCAGCGcggcgccatcttcatcacccgtGAGGCGCGATGACGACAACCTTAACGAGGCGGCCGGCGTGCAGCGTGGCGCCATCTTCAACTCTACACCATGCCACCGACGACGACATCGGGGCTGCCGGCGTACAGCCGGCACCATCAGCCACGGCGAGGACCACGTCGACCTTGACGAGGCTGCTGGCATGCATCGCGGCGCCATCTCCACGGCACCCACGAGCCTCGACGACGACGTCCACGACAAGGCTGCCGGCGTGTAGCACGGAGCCATCAACACCACTCCCGCGAGCTGCGACGATGACGTCCGCGATGAGGCCACCGGCGTGTATCACGGCGCCATCAACGCACCCGCAAGCCGCGGCGACGGCGTCCGTGACGAggctgccggcgtgcagcgcGGCGCCATCAACACCACCACAAGCCGCGACGCATCGGAGGCTGAAGGCAGTGACCAAGGAGAGCCACACGGTCACCATGCAGGTGTGGCCCTTGGTGTACAGGTTCAGTTCGACGAACCCGGCTGCAAGCTCAGTGCGGCGGACAGGTTCCACTCCACGCTCAAGCCCGGCGTACAGGACCAGCGGCGGATTGGCACGCAGGTGGTGGCGCTCGACATATGTCCAGGGGCAGCTTGTGACTCGGTATACAGGCGGCCACGGCGCACCGTCGACTCCCGTCCGCTGATGGTCAGGCTGAGCTAGACCCGCATGGCGCGAGGCGAACAGAAGCACGTAGCTACAAGACGTATGTGCATGATTGTATA
It includes:
- the LOC127294563 gene encoding putative disease resistance protein At1g50180; this encodes MATILFSFIGSCIQKIQDIATEEAVLILGVKQELTDLQRRMKQIQCFISDAEQRSIKESAVNNWLGELRDAMYDADNIIDLARFKGNKLVADHPSSPSRKSTVCRGCSPLSCIANIQTRREIAVQIKSLNKRIERISKDDIFLTLQNTTPTGEVSVPDWRKTSPLIEPNLVGKEIIYSSRKLVDLVLTHKENKAYKLSIAGIGGVGKTTLAQKIYNDHKIKGNFNKHAWICVSQTYNEVAILKEVLRNIGVHQEQGETVAELKIKLAKEIEDKSFFLVLDDVWQSSVWTNLLRSVLHAATAVVILITTRDDTVAKEIGTEHTNRVDLMSVEVGWELLWRSMNIGAEKEVQNLKGIGTDIVHKCGRLPLAIQVIASVLAGIYQTENEWNKIFSKMNGPERKLPDDIEGALYISLLSPEFDQVRGGPRSRWA